In Candidatus Bathyarchaeia archaeon, one genomic interval encodes:
- the aksA gene encoding homoaconitate hydratase (in Methanococcus jannaschii this protein catalyzes the condensation of alpha-ketoglutarate and acetyl-CoA to form trans-homoaconitate; functions in alphaketosuberate synthesis which is a precursor in coenzyme B and biotin synthesis), with translation MSVQEVKRNLSFDDIYFKMSLRVDPIIDDTTLRDGVQMPGLAVSPEDAAEIARLLDEVGVERIELHHYQKPDKEAVKLIQKMGLNARLAGWCRAVKEDIDDAIDCGFEEVGISHPVSYIHFRAKWPDKSPEYLLNRVVEVVKYAAKDHGLRVFVHGEDSTRADWEFEKRFINAVADAGAECYRICDTVGVGLSDFNAPLPNGIPAKIKAIKYETRIRDVEIHAHDDFGNSVENTIAAVRAADGIWDRIYLSTTFLGIGERAGNAETEKVIMNLYLHYGVKKFEGKTQKLTALAETISRATGYVVPPNKAIVGAYAFAHESGIHTHGVLNDPATYEPYPPELVGNTRRLTIGKHSGKAIIRHKIIEVTGKEPDPDKLTEVVQEVKRLYETGRKASLREEEFKKILQSVGLI, from the coding sequence TTGAGTGTCCAAGAAGTAAAAAGAAACCTATCTTTTGATGATATATACTTTAAAATGTCCTTGAGAGTCGATCCTATTATTGATGATACAACGCTTAGAGATGGTGTTCAAATGCCTGGCTTAGCTGTTTCTCCCGAGGATGCTGCGGAAATAGCCCGCCTACTCGATGAGGTTGGTGTTGAGCGAATAGAGCTCCATCATTATCAGAAGCCCGATAAAGAAGCTGTTAAGCTTATCCAGAAAATGGGTCTAAACGCTCGTCTCGCTGGATGGTGCAGAGCGGTTAAAGAGGACATAGATGATGCGATAGATTGTGGTTTTGAGGAAGTCGGCATCTCTCATCCGGTCTCCTACATACATTTCAGGGCTAAGTGGCCGGATAAGAGCCCCGAGTATCTGCTGAATAGGGTTGTCGAAGTAGTTAAGTATGCTGCTAAAGACCATGGATTAAGAGTGTTTGTTCACGGCGAGGATAGCACAAGAGCTGATTGGGAATTCGAAAAGAGGTTTATTAATGCCGTGGCTGACGCTGGGGCTGAATGCTACAGGATATGCGACACAGTTGGGGTTGGGTTATCCGATTTTAACGCTCCTCTACCTAATGGGATTCCGGCTAAAATTAAAGCCATAAAATATGAGACAAGAATTAGAGATGTGGAGATTCATGCGCACGATGATTTTGGTAATTCAGTTGAGAACACTATTGCAGCAGTAAGGGCAGCTGATGGTATATGGGATCGGATTTACTTAAGCACAACTTTTCTTGGGATAGGCGAGAGAGCTGGTAACGCTGAAACTGAGAAGGTCATAATGAATTTATATCTGCATTATGGGGTCAAAAAGTTTGAGGGAAAAACGCAGAAGTTAACTGCTTTAGCTGAAACCATAAGTCGAGCAACAGGCTACGTTGTTCCGCCTAACAAGGCTATTGTCGGCGCATACGCATTTGCGCATGAATCTGGAATCCACACGCATGGAGTTCTAAATGACCCAGCAACCTACGAGCCCTATCCACCGGAACTCGTTGGAAATACGCGTAGATTAACAATAGGCAAGCATTCCGGAAAAGCTATCATAAGACATAAAATAATTGAAGTTACTGGTAAAGAGCCTGACCCCGATAAGCTTACAGAGGTTGTCCAAGAAGTTAAAAGGCTCTATGAGACCGGGAGAAAGGCATCATTGAGGGAGGAGGAGTTTAAGAAAATACTTCAGAGCGTCGGACTAATTTGA
- a CDS encoding Lrp/AsnC ligand binding domain-containing protein → MMCAGKDLRRKTLRAFILVRMKPGTSEEIVKSRRIKGVKMANSVLGRYDAVVVIEANSLEELQKIIYEMIEQHPNVVRTETLISIFHPPELNPSHEDRSAGGGR, encoded by the coding sequence ATGATGTGTGCAGGCAAAGATTTGAGGAGGAAGACTTTAAGAGCCTTTATCCTCGTAAGGATGAAGCCCGGGACATCCGAGGAAATAGTTAAGTCTAGGCGTATAAAGGGTGTTAAAATGGCTAACTCGGTTCTTGGGAGATACGATGCTGTCGTTGTTATTGAGGCTAATAGCCTCGAAGAGCTGCAGAAAATAATTTACGAGATGATTGAGCAGCATCCTAACGTTGTGCGTACTGAAACATTAATCTCAATTTTTCATCCGCCAGAATTAAACCCCTCACATGAGGATAGAAGCGCGGGTGGAGGTAGATGA
- a CDS encoding Lrp/AsnC ligand binding domain-containing protein, producing the protein MLRAYIFVETRPGTSLEVVKRIKSKVKEVVQADAIYGRFDAIIVVETRDFETLHDLLYNVIERDPDIIHTETSLVLREIE; encoded by the coding sequence GTGTTAAGGGCATATATATTTGTTGAAACAAGGCCCGGTACTTCTTTAGAGGTAGTTAAGAGAATAAAGAGTAAAGTTAAGGAGGTTGTTCAAGCAGACGCGATATACGGCAGATTTGATGCTATTATCGTAGTTGAGACCCGGGATTTCGAGACGCTGCATGATCTATTGTATAATGTTATTGAAAGAGACCCTGACATTATTCATACGGAGACATCGCTTGTCTTAAGGGAAATAGAGTAA